Proteins from a single region of Catenulispora acidiphila DSM 44928:
- a CDS encoding helix-turn-helix transcriptional regulator has translation MWPGSDDTFTGRDAELGILAAVLAPGGHGAVLTGGAGVGKTRLAAQAARQAQSDTPGTVIRRVRATASSRALPLGAFAPLLTEAVGMAADFSILIKAAELVLPADQPHSILIVDDAHLLDPLSASLLLHLVLARDAHILVTVRSGEPCPDAVTALWKDHLPRLDIGHLNENDTTALVERLLGGPLQSLTRRRFWRLTAGNPLYIHTAVDAAVASGALAPVAGLWRWRGGIAATPRLTELITERLDALEPAVYAAVETVAYGEPLGLDLLRRLTGAAAETAERARLITLIPDGRRLEAHLAHPLYGEAIRARTPKSTERRIHRHLAEALAATGGRRSGDTLRRARHTLDSAEPADPALLTQAAAQAIGFYELDLAVRCAHHAVQAGGPVEASLLLGMALSWLDRGTASETALAADVHRAVTEDQITAMAFTRAANLNWVAVQPDDADRVLEEGRQKLHTPQARAVLDAFGSAFTAHRGHADKALAMADAVLAVPDRPSTATVFATLGGTEALAVMGRADEVPARVTAGHAAIDQVPQFGIMRHALAAGHLNALLLAGRLDDADQAVTFYAGYTDVALALSGSLLMYGYHATNYFRGATALERGQISTAIGIIRDTFAGFSEEDPGSWAAMAALTLAQAHGAAGDPTATAAAIADLNRHYRPTTQGLIQPVVHLSSAWLAAAEGAVGKARTTAREAADCAARLGHLAVETVALHTAVRFGDRTCGPRLQALTSLVDGPRVQLAAQHAQAWSERDASKLLTVCTALADAGLPLIAAEAAAQAAIVRREAGDLRTEQTASAQARRLLAVCQGADTPALREALRPSPLTEREREVAALVAAGHSNRQIAEHLVVSVRTVEGHVYRACVKLGVADRAALAELTVTPAQDR, from the coding sequence ATGTGGCCGGGTTCGGACGACACCTTCACGGGCCGGGACGCAGAGCTCGGCATCCTCGCCGCCGTCCTCGCCCCCGGCGGCCACGGCGCCGTCCTCACAGGTGGCGCCGGCGTCGGCAAAACCCGCCTCGCCGCGCAGGCCGCCCGGCAAGCCCAAAGCGACACTCCCGGCACCGTCATCCGCCGCGTCCGAGCCACCGCCAGCTCCCGCGCCCTCCCCCTCGGCGCCTTCGCACCCTTGCTCACCGAGGCCGTCGGCATGGCTGCCGACTTCAGCATCCTCATCAAGGCCGCCGAACTCGTTCTGCCCGCCGACCAACCCCACTCCATCCTCATCGTCGACGACGCCCACCTGCTCGACCCGCTGTCCGCCAGCCTCCTCCTGCACCTCGTCCTGGCTCGCGACGCACACATACTCGTCACCGTCCGCAGCGGCGAACCCTGCCCCGATGCCGTCACAGCGCTCTGGAAAGACCACCTGCCCCGCCTCGACATCGGCCACCTGAACGAGAACGACACCACCGCCCTCGTCGAACGCCTCCTGGGCGGCCCTCTCCAAAGCCTGACTCGACGCCGCTTTTGGCGCCTCACCGCCGGCAACCCCCTTTACATCCACACCGCCGTCGACGCCGCCGTCGCCTCCGGCGCCCTGGCCCCGGTGGCCGGCCTGTGGCGCTGGCGCGGCGGCATCGCCGCCACGCCCCGACTCACCGAACTCATCACCGAACGTCTCGACGCCCTCGAGCCGGCCGTCTACGCCGCCGTCGAGACCGTCGCCTACGGCGAACCTCTCGGCCTGGACCTCCTACGCCGCCTCACCGGCGCCGCCGCCGAAACCGCCGAACGCGCCCGACTCATCACCCTCATCCCCGACGGCCGGCGCCTCGAAGCCCACCTCGCCCACCCCCTCTACGGCGAAGCCATCCGCGCCCGCACCCCCAAAAGCACCGAACGCCGCATCCACCGCCACCTCGCCGAAGCCCTCGCCGCCACCGGCGGCCGCCGCTCCGGCGACACCCTGCGCCGCGCCCGACACACCCTCGACAGCGCCGAACCCGCCGACCCCGCCCTGCTCACCCAGGCCGCCGCCCAAGCCATCGGCTTCTACGAACTCGACCTCGCCGTCCGCTGCGCCCATCACGCCGTCCAAGCCGGCGGCCCCGTCGAAGCCAGCCTCCTGCTCGGCATGGCCCTCAGCTGGCTCGACCGCGGCACCGCATCCGAAACCGCCCTGGCCGCCGACGTCCACCGCGCCGTCACCGAAGACCAGATCACCGCGATGGCCTTCACCCGCGCCGCCAACCTCAACTGGGTCGCCGTCCAACCCGACGACGCCGACCGCGTCCTGGAAGAAGGCCGCCAGAAACTCCACACCCCCCAGGCGCGGGCAGTCCTCGACGCCTTCGGCTCCGCCTTCACCGCCCACCGCGGCCACGCCGACAAAGCACTGGCCATGGCCGACGCCGTCCTCGCCGTCCCCGACCGCCCCTCCACCGCCACCGTGTTCGCCACCCTCGGCGGCACCGAAGCCCTGGCCGTCATGGGCCGTGCCGACGAAGTCCCGGCCCGCGTCACCGCCGGCCACGCAGCCATCGACCAGGTCCCCCAGTTCGGCATCATGCGCCACGCCCTGGCCGCGGGCCACCTCAATGCCCTGCTACTCGCCGGCCGCCTCGACGACGCCGACCAAGCCGTCACCTTCTACGCCGGCTACACCGACGTCGCCCTCGCCCTGTCCGGCTCCCTGCTCATGTACGGCTACCACGCCACCAACTACTTCCGCGGCGCCACCGCCTTGGAACGCGGACAGATCAGCACCGCCATCGGCATCATCCGCGACACCTTCGCCGGATTCAGCGAGGAGGACCCCGGCAGCTGGGCCGCCATGGCAGCCCTCACCCTCGCCCAAGCCCACGGCGCCGCGGGCGACCCGACAGCGACCGCGGCAGCCATCGCCGACCTCAACCGCCACTATCGACCCACCACCCAAGGCCTGATCCAGCCCGTCGTCCACCTCAGCTCCGCCTGGCTCGCCGCCGCCGAAGGCGCCGTCGGCAAGGCCCGGACCACGGCGCGCGAGGCCGCTGACTGCGCGGCACGACTGGGACATCTCGCGGTCGAGACCGTGGCACTCCACACGGCCGTGCGGTTCGGCGACCGGACGTGCGGACCACGGCTGCAGGCCCTGACGAGCCTTGTCGACGGGCCGCGGGTCCAGCTCGCAGCCCAGCACGCACAGGCCTGGAGCGAGCGAGACGCCTCGAAGCTGTTGACAGTCTGCACGGCACTGGCCGACGCCGGCCTGCCGCTGATCGCCGCCGAAGCCGCGGCACAGGCCGCGATCGTGCGCCGCGAGGCTGGCGACCTGCGTACCGAACAGACCGCGTCGGCCCAGGCCCGACGCCTGCTGGCGGTATGCCAGGGCGCTGACACCCCGGCGCTGCGCGAAGCCCTGCGACCCTCGCCCCTGACCGAACGCGAACGGGAAGTCGCCGCCCTGGTCGCCGCCGGCCACAGCAACCGCCAGATCGCCGAACACCTCGTGGTGTCCGTGCGGACGGTGGAAGGGCACGTCTACCGCGCCTGCGTGAAACTCGGCGTCGCCGACCGCGCCGCCCTGGCCGAACTCACCGTGACTCCCGCACAAGACAGGTAG
- a CDS encoding cell wall-binding repeat-containing protein produces MSSTTPYDRPPHESARLTAAAHKNSARRRITSAAIISILIAATTTAIATTPAHATARGGNGFIAFQAPVGNAFGIALARPDGSGFHVLDVRGAGMADPPVLVNPAMSPDGTRIAFAEGGGSKAVWTVGVDGSHPVRVSTPPPSAGDTFPAWSPDGVRVFFTRADGVTPSQILSAFADGSGGTTPLFEAPTGFSDSNPDVGPDGSVAFTRSGGPNPGVYLRTPHGATALFAAGGANPSFNPLGTLIAYDSPVPFAGRAIFTKPTNGGIETLVQGTGFGTMPSWSPDGFKITYRDQTPNAGVHLKVVDVNSDTITSVTTGAQIGTIESDPSWQPVRNVAIDRMGGADRIDTAIDASRLGYDDAGPGGRQAGGAVITRSDSFADALADSALAAKLHAPLLLTGTHSLDGRVAAELKRILKPGAQVTLLGGTDVMSQKVADQVAALNFSTRRLQGPDRYATATAIANAITPNPARILVATGNNFPDALAAGAAAGAGDATGENTVVLLSNDGTLPSSTSAYLGAHSPANVELFGIGDQGVAALRTMFPVGKVGAAAGADRFGTAAAVARTFFSGPTTPRSVGVAVASNWPDALSGGALLGAHTAPLLLAAGPQLPAVEGDYVSNTSASVDEVLVFGDTGVVPNGAAAAVGDRAGLPGLQDYFVNRKAPALP; encoded by the coding sequence GTGTCCAGCACCACGCCCTACGACCGGCCGCCGCACGAAAGCGCCCGGCTCACCGCTGCCGCCCACAAGAATTCCGCGAGGCGCCGCATCACATCCGCAGCGATCATCAGCATTCTGATCGCCGCGACCACCACCGCCATCGCCACGACACCCGCCCACGCCACCGCGCGAGGCGGAAACGGCTTCATCGCCTTCCAGGCTCCTGTGGGCAACGCCTTCGGCATCGCTCTGGCCCGGCCCGACGGCAGCGGCTTCCACGTCCTCGACGTGCGCGGTGCCGGCATGGCCGATCCGCCGGTCCTCGTCAACCCCGCGATGTCACCCGACGGCACCCGCATCGCCTTCGCCGAAGGCGGCGGCTCGAAGGCGGTGTGGACCGTCGGCGTCGACGGATCCCACCCGGTGCGGGTCAGCACTCCGCCGCCCAGCGCCGGCGATACCTTCCCGGCCTGGTCGCCCGACGGCGTCCGGGTGTTCTTCACCCGTGCCGACGGAGTCACCCCATCGCAGATCCTCTCCGCCTTCGCCGACGGCAGCGGTGGCACCACGCCGCTATTCGAGGCGCCCACCGGATTCAGCGACAGCAACCCCGACGTCGGGCCCGACGGCAGCGTCGCCTTCACCCGCAGCGGCGGACCGAACCCCGGCGTGTATCTGCGCACCCCCCACGGTGCGACGGCACTGTTCGCCGCCGGCGGCGCCAACCCCTCCTTCAACCCGCTCGGCACTCTCATCGCCTACGACTCACCCGTCCCCTTCGCCGGCCGAGCCATCTTCACCAAGCCGACGAACGGCGGCATCGAAACCCTCGTCCAGGGCACCGGCTTCGGCACCATGCCCTCCTGGTCACCCGACGGCTTCAAGATCACCTATCGGGACCAGACCCCCAATGCCGGCGTCCACCTGAAGGTCGTCGACGTCAACAGCGACACCATCACCAGCGTCACGACCGGAGCCCAGATCGGGACCATCGAGAGCGATCCCTCCTGGCAGCCCGTCCGCAACGTCGCCATCGACCGCATGGGTGGCGCCGACCGCATCGACACCGCCATCGACGCCTCCCGCCTCGGCTACGACGACGCCGGACCCGGCGGCCGCCAAGCCGGCGGCGCCGTCATCACCCGCTCCGACAGCTTCGCCGACGCCCTCGCCGACAGCGCCTTGGCCGCCAAACTCCACGCCCCGCTACTGCTCACCGGCACCCACTCCCTCGACGGCCGCGTCGCCGCCGAACTCAAGCGGATCCTGAAGCCCGGCGCCCAGGTCACCCTGCTCGGCGGCACCGACGTCATGTCCCAGAAGGTCGCCGACCAGGTCGCCGCCCTCAACTTCAGCACCCGACGCCTGCAGGGCCCCGACCGCTACGCCACCGCCACCGCGATCGCCAACGCCATCACCCCCAACCCGGCGCGCATCCTGGTCGCCACCGGCAACAACTTCCCCGACGCACTCGCCGCCGGCGCAGCGGCCGGAGCCGGCGACGCCACGGGCGAGAACACCGTCGTGCTGCTGTCGAACGACGGCACGCTGCCGTCGTCGACCTCGGCGTATCTCGGCGCGCACAGCCCCGCGAACGTCGAACTGTTCGGAATCGGCGACCAGGGCGTGGCCGCGCTGCGCACCATGTTCCCGGTCGGGAAGGTCGGCGCGGCCGCCGGCGCGGACCGCTTCGGCACCGCCGCCGCCGTCGCCCGGACCTTCTTCAGCGGGCCCACCACCCCCCGCAGCGTCGGCGTCGCAGTGGCCTCCAACTGGCCCGACGCCCTGTCCGGCGGCGCGCTGCTCGGCGCCCACACCGCACCGCTGCTTCTCGCCGCCGGCCCGCAGCTGCCCGCGGTCGAAGGCGACTACGTGTCGAACACCTCCGCCTCCGTCGACGAGGTGCTGGTGTTCGGCGACACCGGGGTGGTGCCCAACGGGGCGGCGGCCGCGGTCGGAGACCGCGCCGGGCTACCGGGGCTGCAGGACTATTTCGTCAACCGGAAGGCACCTGCGCTGCCCTAA
- a CDS encoding AAA family ATPase produces the protein MSDSPSISSAGTRDREGLFVGRADERRRLAECAGRVRNGDAWLAVVEGEAGIGKSTLVRHLASTLSDFTILSAIGDQSETEFPGGVCGQLTQRVDREVLSSFPLLADAASAGLPPHAIGGQLLLLLGALQEARGPVAVIVDDVQWADALSMQTLGFVLRRLWADRVLVVMVTRSDQDNVSEMDRLIRSLERTVHLKVGGLDDSEVAELVKGLTDAPPTPPLIRRLRAYAHGHPLYVRTVLSEVPVETLRDDALDRWPVPRSLLVGIKDQMDRLPPESVELLEAMAVLDTRLPLATVAQLTQLADPARALGPALSAGLAVWWPTESQSPVALVHALQRDAVYDAIDPERRRALHAGAAALVGPAASWAHRVAAADSVDAALAAELEASAMGEAATGRNALAATRLLWASALSESREDRERRLLTACAQSLVTMQPVAAAKLRAEVEDCAPGALRSCVLGGLDMLDNRLVEAEARLAEAWEQARTDPGSGWLAVLAGTFLTVLMMRNVRGAETAAVAAQTLAVGDLDPATTDFTRAVMATGRMWDQGPRVALADLGHLPAEASAATNHQLDTLATRGVMRLFLGDLEAARRDLALVARRDQQGAGSRLSQFSLSLLAVADYLSGDWTASQSAAEQALAIVAVQGNVLGDAAAEFAAVCVHAGSGRWDDARRHVDTLSHLTQMIGTPVELVYGVLAEATVAQARADYGAMLRALRPALDDRDRADAGGEVRVRYEPFWLWQQSLLVEGLVGTEQLDHAARALDELRARHDGTGYLEVVVARLAGRLAEAQGRPRDALKIYEKVLSQTPDPTNPSASAPLHQAMLEQAHGRLLAATGAAPRREAARWLRTAHDRFSTLRATPFLERCEADLSAIGLAAPAGTATRVLALTEREMSVAYLIADGRTNREAAAELYVSPKAVEYHLSNIYAKLGISSRRQLAEALRTQQPPPSGRPDAD, from the coding sequence ATGAGCGACAGTCCATCGATATCGAGTGCCGGTACGCGGGATCGGGAGGGGTTGTTCGTCGGACGCGCCGACGAGCGCCGACGGCTAGCCGAGTGCGCCGGCCGGGTGCGGAACGGGGATGCCTGGCTCGCGGTCGTCGAGGGCGAGGCGGGGATCGGCAAGAGCACGCTGGTGCGGCATCTCGCCTCGACGCTGAGCGACTTCACGATCCTGTCGGCGATCGGCGACCAGTCCGAGACGGAGTTCCCCGGCGGGGTGTGCGGACAGCTGACGCAGCGGGTGGACCGCGAAGTGTTGAGCTCGTTCCCGTTGCTCGCTGACGCGGCCTCGGCGGGACTGCCGCCGCACGCCATCGGCGGGCAGCTCCTGCTCCTGCTCGGCGCGCTGCAGGAGGCCCGGGGTCCGGTCGCGGTGATCGTGGACGACGTCCAGTGGGCCGACGCGCTGTCGATGCAGACGCTGGGCTTCGTCCTGCGCCGGCTGTGGGCGGACCGCGTGCTGGTCGTGATGGTGACGCGCTCGGACCAGGACAACGTCTCGGAGATGGACCGGCTCATCCGTTCCTTGGAGCGCACCGTCCATCTGAAGGTCGGCGGACTGGATGACAGCGAAGTCGCGGAGCTGGTCAAGGGTCTGACCGACGCGCCTCCGACGCCGCCGTTGATCAGGCGGCTCCGGGCTTATGCCCACGGACATCCGCTGTACGTCCGGACGGTGCTGTCCGAGGTTCCCGTCGAGACGTTGCGCGACGACGCGCTGGACCGCTGGCCGGTTCCGCGCTCGCTGCTCGTCGGCATCAAGGACCAGATGGATCGGCTCCCTCCGGAGTCTGTGGAGCTGCTCGAGGCGATGGCCGTCCTCGACACCCGCCTTCCGCTGGCGACCGTCGCGCAGCTCACACAGCTCGCGGACCCCGCGCGGGCGCTCGGACCGGCGCTGTCCGCCGGGCTCGCGGTGTGGTGGCCCACGGAATCCCAGAGCCCGGTCGCCCTCGTCCACGCCCTGCAACGGGACGCTGTTTACGACGCGATCGATCCCGAACGGCGCCGCGCCCTGCACGCCGGCGCAGCCGCGCTCGTCGGTCCGGCTGCGTCCTGGGCACATCGCGTGGCCGCTGCCGACAGCGTCGACGCCGCGCTCGCCGCCGAGCTGGAGGCGTCGGCCATGGGGGAGGCGGCAACCGGGCGGAACGCCTTGGCCGCGACGCGCCTGCTGTGGGCCTCGGCGTTGTCCGAAAGCCGTGAGGACCGCGAGCGCCGGCTGCTGACCGCCTGCGCGCAGTCGCTGGTCACGATGCAGCCGGTGGCCGCGGCGAAGCTGAGGGCGGAGGTCGAGGACTGCGCGCCGGGAGCATTGCGCAGCTGCGTCCTCGGCGGCCTGGACATGCTCGACAACCGCCTCGTCGAAGCGGAGGCGCGGCTCGCAGAAGCGTGGGAGCAGGCGCGCACCGATCCGGGTTCGGGCTGGCTCGCGGTTCTGGCGGGGACGTTCCTGACCGTCCTCATGATGAGGAACGTGCGCGGCGCCGAGACCGCCGCGGTCGCCGCCCAGACGCTTGCCGTCGGCGACCTCGACCCGGCCACCACCGACTTCACCCGGGCCGTCATGGCCACCGGACGGATGTGGGACCAAGGACCGCGCGTGGCGTTGGCGGACCTCGGGCACCTGCCCGCCGAGGCCTCCGCCGCGACGAACCATCAGCTCGACACGCTCGCCACCCGCGGCGTCATGCGGTTGTTCCTCGGCGATCTCGAAGCGGCCCGGCGCGATCTGGCGTTGGTGGCGCGGCGCGACCAGCAGGGCGCCGGATCCAGGCTCTCCCAGTTCTCGCTGTCGCTGCTGGCGGTGGCCGACTACCTGTCGGGGGACTGGACGGCCAGCCAGTCCGCGGCCGAGCAGGCGCTGGCGATCGTCGCGGTCCAGGGCAACGTGCTGGGCGACGCGGCCGCGGAGTTCGCGGCGGTGTGCGTCCACGCTGGAAGCGGCCGGTGGGACGACGCCCGACGCCACGTCGACACGCTGTCTCACCTCACGCAGATGATCGGCACACCGGTCGAGCTCGTCTACGGCGTCCTGGCCGAGGCGACCGTCGCTCAGGCCCGCGCCGATTACGGGGCGATGCTGCGAGCGCTCAGACCCGCGCTCGACGACAGGGACAGAGCCGACGCCGGGGGCGAAGTCCGCGTGCGGTACGAACCCTTCTGGCTGTGGCAGCAGTCGCTATTGGTCGAAGGCCTTGTCGGCACCGAGCAGCTCGACCACGCGGCCAGAGCCCTCGACGAACTCCGCGCGAGGCATGACGGCACCGGCTATCTCGAGGTCGTCGTGGCGCGCCTCGCCGGCCGCCTCGCCGAGGCCCAGGGCCGCCCCCGCGACGCCCTGAAGATCTACGAAAAGGTCCTCTCACAGACGCCGGACCCAACCAACCCCTCGGCCTCGGCACCGCTGCACCAAGCCATGCTCGAACAAGCCCACGGACGCCTGCTGGCAGCCACCGGCGCCGCACCCCGCCGCGAAGCCGCACGCTGGCTGCGCACGGCGCACGACCGCTTCAGCACCCTCCGCGCCACCCCCTTCCTCGAACGCTGCGAAGCAGACCTGTCAGCAATCGGCCTCGCCGCCCCAGCCGGCACCGCGACCCGCGTCCTCGCCCTCACCGAACGCGAAATGTCAGTGGCCTACCTCATCGCCGACGGCCGCACCAACCGCGAAGCCGCAGCAGAGCTCTACGTCAGCCCCAAGGCCGTCGAGTACCACCTGTCCAACATCTACGCCAAGCTCGGCATCTCCTCGCGACGCCAACTCGCCGAGGCCTTGCGAACCCAGCAGCCGCCACCGTCCGGGCGACCGGACGCGGACTAG
- a CDS encoding GDSL-type esterase/lipase family protein, whose protein sequence is MTNSTSLPVIAAFGDSLTKGDGSTPDASTAYVDVLARRLGVPVRNRGISGNRLLCDGYGPAGTDRFAADVLADAEVTHVILELGVNDIGLAGVEGSAMPSAEALIGGLSALAERAAAAGLVVIGATLTPHRGTRYPGFFSQAGEEIRKAVNLWIRSAACFAAVLDIDAALRDPERDGYIAPDLDYGDGLHPNDAGHRAIAEAFDAAVLENTAGVSEFCDA, encoded by the coding sequence ATGACGAACTCCACCTCGCTTCCGGTCATCGCAGCGTTCGGCGACTCTCTGACCAAGGGCGACGGCAGCACGCCGGACGCCTCCACCGCCTACGTCGATGTGCTCGCGCGCCGGCTGGGCGTCCCGGTCCGCAACCGTGGGATCAGTGGCAACCGGCTGCTGTGCGACGGCTACGGACCGGCCGGGACGGATCGGTTCGCGGCGGACGTGCTCGCCGACGCCGAGGTCACGCACGTCATCCTCGAACTCGGAGTCAACGACATCGGGCTGGCCGGCGTGGAGGGCAGCGCGATGCCGAGCGCCGAGGCGCTCATCGGGGGACTCAGCGCGCTGGCGGAGCGCGCCGCGGCGGCGGGGCTGGTCGTGATCGGCGCGACGCTGACCCCGCATCGCGGGACGCGGTATCCGGGGTTCTTCTCGCAGGCCGGAGAGGAGATCCGCAAGGCGGTCAACCTCTGGATCCGGAGCGCCGCGTGCTTCGCCGCGGTGCTGGACATCGACGCGGCGCTGCGGGATCCGGAGCGGGACGGGTACATCGCGCCCGATCTCGACTACGGCGACGGCCTGCATCCCAACGACGCGGGGCACCGGGCCATCGCCGAGGCCTTCGACGCGGCGGTACTGGAGAACACGGCCGGCGTATCCGAGTTCTGCGACGCCTGA
- a CDS encoding ABC transporter substrate-binding protein, with the protein MRDNGAVAQLWAGYRALASLWQAVIALVLAIALGLVGYVGIGALVRGITGPDYCSHHGATIVEKAGTECVGVSDGSYDFDPTLAAVDKKIFTENQTVTSQHPDDYATIVYLLPISSADGSVLNIQNTVEQLRGAYAAQHHANTSDVDGKSPYIQILIASDGRQAEQWSKTVQLIAKTADAHRVAAVAGLGVSLRATSQSVQALRAAGLPVVGSTVTADDYDDIPGFIRVSPSNRQAGAVAVQFSQPQFARADLVEDQNSQDSYDASLVAAFQGFNGSGHTVVGHEAYDTTARLAAKNADALAVAQSVIDNRIGQMPTNVCAVQPAVVLFAGRGNDLAEFVGDLKNRPCLDKPITIVSGSDGAQIPFSPDVKAGLDSGVTVYYSGLASPEEWNVANDAATSKGQQGFAAFKNAFTTPFPDAPVSDGNSMMAYDSVLTTVSAIRLATTPASVAHSANHLPPREAIAGEFSALHGPLAVRGASGPLAFLADYANDALASDPDRKPVPILQLNDDGTSSFRQLEWPPWPADQPMPY; encoded by the coding sequence CTGGGCCTGGTCGGGTATGTCGGCATCGGCGCGCTCGTCAGGGGGATCACCGGTCCCGACTACTGCTCGCACCACGGCGCGACGATCGTGGAGAAGGCAGGAACCGAGTGCGTGGGCGTGTCCGACGGGTCCTACGATTTCGACCCGACACTGGCCGCCGTGGACAAGAAGATCTTCACCGAGAACCAGACTGTCACGAGCCAGCACCCGGACGACTACGCGACGATCGTCTATCTCCTGCCCATCTCCTCGGCCGACGGCAGCGTGCTGAACATCCAGAACACCGTCGAGCAACTCCGCGGCGCCTACGCCGCCCAGCACCACGCGAACACGTCCGACGTCGATGGTAAGAGCCCGTATATCCAGATACTGATCGCCAGCGACGGCCGCCAAGCCGAGCAGTGGTCCAAGACCGTGCAGCTGATCGCCAAGACGGCCGACGCGCACCGCGTGGCCGCCGTCGCAGGCCTCGGAGTCAGTCTGAGGGCGACCTCGCAGAGCGTGCAGGCGCTGCGCGCGGCAGGGCTGCCGGTGGTCGGCTCGACCGTCACCGCCGACGACTACGACGACATCCCGGGCTTCATCCGCGTCTCCCCGAGCAACCGGCAGGCCGGCGCGGTCGCGGTCCAGTTCTCCCAGCCGCAGTTCGCCCGCGCCGACCTCGTCGAGGACCAGAACAGCCAGGACAGCTACGACGCCTCGCTGGTCGCGGCCTTCCAGGGCTTCAACGGCTCGGGCCACACCGTCGTCGGCCACGAGGCCTACGACACCACGGCGCGCCTGGCGGCGAAGAACGCCGACGCGCTGGCCGTGGCCCAGAGCGTCATCGACAACCGCATCGGCCAGATGCCGACCAACGTGTGCGCGGTCCAGCCGGCCGTGGTCCTGTTCGCCGGACGCGGCAACGACCTGGCCGAGTTCGTCGGCGACCTGAAGAACCGGCCCTGCCTGGACAAGCCGATCACCATCGTCAGCGGCTCGGACGGCGCGCAGATCCCCTTCAGCCCGGACGTGAAGGCGGGCCTGGACAGCGGCGTCACGGTCTACTACTCGGGCCTGGCCAGCCCGGAGGAGTGGAACGTCGCCAACGACGCGGCCACCTCCAAGGGCCAGCAGGGCTTCGCCGCCTTCAAGAACGCCTTCACCACCCCCTTCCCCGACGCCCCCGTCTCGGACGGGAACTCGATGATGGCCTACGACAGCGTCCTGACAACCGTCTCGGCGATCCGTCTGGCGACCACCCCGGCCTCGGTCGCGCACTCGGCGAACCACCTGCCCCCGAGGGAGGCGATCGCCGGCGAGTTCAGCGCTCTGCACGGCCCGCTCGCGGTGCGCGGCGCCAGCGGCCCGCTCGCCTTCCTGGCCGACTACGCCAACGACGCGCTCGCCAGCGACCCGGACCGCAAGCCGGTGCCGATCCTGCAACTGAACGACGACGGGACGTCCAGCTTCCGGCAGCTGGAGTGGCCGCCGTGGCCGGCGGATCAGCCGATGCCCTACTGA
- a CDS encoding class I SAM-dependent methyltransferase translates to MPDAVVDPGAHNRAAWDKLVQDGNEWSRPVSAEDVERARSGDWSIVLIGHEPVDRSWLPADLTGKDVLCLASGGGQQGPILAAAGARVTVFDNSPGQLGQDQMVAARDGLELRTVLGDMSDLSAFGEAAFDVVVHPVSNCFVPDVAPVWRECFRVLRPGGTLLAGFLNPDAYLFDDEALDERGELVVVHKLPYSDVTHYSAEERAAKFGADAALEYGHTLTDQIGGQLAAGFVLTGFAEAPHHSNASADYMSHYFATMAVKPLD, encoded by the coding sequence GTGCCGGACGCCGTCGTCGACCCCGGAGCCCATAACCGGGCCGCCTGGGACAAGCTCGTCCAGGACGGCAACGAGTGGTCGAGGCCGGTGAGCGCTGAGGATGTCGAGCGCGCTCGCAGCGGCGACTGGTCCATCGTGCTCATCGGGCATGAGCCGGTCGATCGTTCCTGGCTGCCGGCGGACCTGACCGGCAAGGACGTGTTGTGCCTGGCCTCCGGCGGCGGCCAGCAGGGTCCGATCCTCGCCGCGGCCGGAGCCCGGGTTACGGTGTTCGACAACTCGCCCGGCCAGCTCGGCCAGGACCAGATGGTGGCGGCGCGCGACGGGCTTGAGCTGCGCACCGTCCTGGGGGACATGAGCGATCTCAGCGCCTTCGGCGAGGCGGCGTTCGACGTCGTGGTCCACCCGGTCTCGAACTGCTTCGTCCCGGACGTGGCACCGGTGTGGCGTGAGTGCTTCCGCGTCCTGCGGCCGGGCGGAACCCTGCTCGCGGGTTTCCTCAACCCTGATGCCTACTTGTTCGACGACGAGGCTCTCGACGAGCGCGGCGAGCTGGTCGTCGTGCACAAGCTGCCCTACAGCGACGTCACGCACTACTCCGCCGAGGAACGCGCCGCGAAGTTCGGGGCGGACGCGGCGCTTGAATACGGCCATACCCTCACCGACCAGATCGGCGGGCAACTCGCTGCGGGGTTCGTCCTCACCGGCTTCGCCGAAGCGCCGCACCACTCCAACGCCTCCGCCGACTACATGTCGCACTACTTCGCGACGATGGCGGTCAAGCCATTGGACTGA